The proteins below are encoded in one region of Xenopus laevis strain J_2021 chromosome 8L, Xenopus_laevis_v10.1, whole genome shotgun sequence:
- the LOC108699097 gene encoding olfactory receptor 1E5: MEDSNQTSSNRFILLGLTNIPYLQAICMLLFFIIYITTLSGNSLLIIVVRINEQLQTPMYLLLSNLSILDICLSSTIVPRIIINTLSQDRSVSVLDCALQMFFHLAVGGTECLILAVMAYDRYAAICQPLHYNTVMNKTFCISMATGSWTLSFMGAFLHVFFTFQLPYCRSHNVNHFFCEIPSFFRLSCRDTGPNELAVYITATIIGMCSFLFILISYIHIISNILKIRSSEGRTKSFSTCTSHFTVVSLFYGTILFIYMIPHSETSVIGKTVSIINPTVITMLNPIIYSMRNKDVKGTIRKQMGIKEIF, encoded by the coding sequence ATGGAGGACTCAAATCAAACCTCATCAAACAGATTCATCCTTCTTGGCCTCACTAATATCCCATACCTACAGGCAATATGTatgttattattctttataatctATATAACCACACTGTCAGGAAACTCTCTGCTTATCATCGTAGTGAGGATCAATGAGCAGCTGCAGACACCCATGTACCTTTTACTGAGCAATCTCTCCATCTTAGACATTTGTTTATCTTCCACCATAGTACccagaataataataaacaccTTATCACAGGATAGAAGTGTCTCAGTCTTAGATTGTGCATTGCAGATGTTCTTCCATTTAGCTGTAGGAGGGACAGAGTGTTTGATTCTGGCTGTTATGGCCTATGACAGGTATGCAGCCATATGTCAACCATTACACTACAATACAGTTATGAACAAGACTTTCTGTATATCTATGGCTACTGGTTCATGGACTCTTTCCTTTATGGGTGcttttctccatgttttttttaccttccaaCTGCCTTATTGTCGTTCTCACAATgttaaccattttttctgtgaGATCCCTTCTTTCTTTCGTCTCTCTTGTCGAGATACAGGTCCCAATGAGTTAGCCGTGTACATCACAGCCACTATAATTGGCATGTGTTCATTCCTTTTCATTCTTATTTCATATATTCACATAATCTCCAATATTCTGAAGATCCGTTCCAGTGAAGGAAGAACAAAATCTTTCTCCACTTGCACATCCCACTTCACTGTGGTCTCTCTGTTCTATGGCAccatcttgtttatatatatgATCCCTCACTCTGAAACTTCAGTTATAGGCAAAACAGTGTCCATTATTAATCCGACTGTCATCACAATGCTGAACCCTATCATATACAGCATGAGAAATAAAGATGTCAAAGGCACCATAAGAAAACAAATGGGAATAAAAGAAATTTTTTGA